The genomic region ATAAAAAGCTGGAGTACTTTGATTGGAGAATAACATGACTTTTGATAAAAATTTTACTACTTATGACAATAATGCAGTAGTTCAAAAAAAAGTTGCTGCTACTTTAGCAGAATACATAAAAACTGATTCTTCTTTATTTAAAGATCTGAATAAAGTTATTGAGCTTGGATGTGGTACAGGTATATTTACAAAAGAGTTTCTTTCTAAATTTACTCCAAATTACTTCATTCTTAATGATTTTTTTGATGTAAAAGAATATTTGAAAAATTTGAATTATAATGAATTTATTCAAGGAGATATTGAAATTACTCCTTTTCCAAAAGCTGATATTATAATTTCTAGTTCTGCTTTTCAATGGGTAAATTCCTTTGAAAAGCTAATAGATAACATTTCAGCTTCAACCAATAATTTAGCTTTTTCCATTTATACAAAAGGGAATCTGAAAGAAATATATGAACATTTTAATATTTCATTAAATTATTTAGAAAATGAAGATATTTACCAAATATTAAGAAAAAAATTTAAAAATATAGCTTTAAAAAAAGAGACAATAACTATTGAATTCAATACTCCTTTAGAGGCATTAAGGCATTTAAAAAATACTGGTGTTACAGGATTTCAAAAAACAAATATAAGTAAAATACGTTCTTTTAATTCCTGTTATTTGACTTATGAAGTAAGTTATTTTATCTGCAGTATCTAAATCTATTGGTAGTTATAAAAGCTTTATATTTCTTGAATGATATATTTATGGGGAGAGATACAAATGAATCTGAAATTAGTAAAAATGAATGAATTATATAAAACACACCTAAACAATATGATGGAAGAATGGTATGCAGCAGAGGAAAAAATCGTTCCATACGCAATTGTTAAAACAGACTATCATGATTTTGTAAATTATGTAATTAATTTAGAGTCAACATCTGATATTAATGGGTTTGTTCCAAACTCCACTTTTTTCTGTTTGGATATTGATCGTAATATACTTGTTGGAGCAGTAAATATCAGACACTATTTAAATCAAAATCTTTTACTCAATGGAGGACATATTGGAGATGGTGTTCGCCCTTCAGAAAGAAGAAAAGGAATAGCTACTCAAATGATCAAACTTGCACTTGAAGAATGTAAAAAACTTGGAATACATGAGGTGCTGATGGTTTGTGATAAGAAAAATATAGGTTCAGCAAAAAGTATTATCAATAATGGCGGAATTTTAGAAAATGAAATTGTTGTTAATGGAATTGTTGAACAGCGTTATTGGATAAAAAATTAAATAAGAAAACATTCTAATTATCACAAATATATAGTATACTATTTTTAAGAATATTTTTATCTTAGGAGGTATTTTATGAATTGCTTAGATCTTATTATGAAAAGAAAATCAGTAAGGGTATATGAAGATAAAGAAGTTTCTGAAGAAATAAAAGATAAAATAATATCAGCTGCTTTTCAAGCTCCAACAGCTGGTAATATGATGATGTATTCCATTATTGAGATAGATGATCAATCTATAAAAGATAAACTTGTGAAAACTTGTGATAATCAAACAATGATTGGAAAAGCTCCACTTCTCCTTTTATTCCTTGCTGATTTTCAAAGATGGATGGATTATATAGAAGCTTCTGGAGTAGAAAAATTCAACAAAGAAAATAATTTTGAAAAATATATTCCTAAAGAAGGAGATATGTTTCTTGCTATTAATGATGCCCTTATAGCTGCTCAAACAGCTGTTCTTGCTGCTGAAGCTCTTGGACTTGGGAGCTGTTATATTGGTGATATAATGGAAAACTTTGAAATTCACAAGAAACTTTTTAATCTTCCTAAATATGTTCTTCCTATTACCATGTTATGTATTGGATATCCTACTGAACAGCAGAAAAATAGAACGATGAGAAGAAGATATTTTACTAAAAATATGATAGTTCATAAAAATATCTATCAGAAACCTTCTATTGAAGAATTTGGTATTATGGATAAAGAAATTGCTGAAAAAGATTCGCTTGTTTTCCTTCCAGGATGCCATAATCAGGCTATTCATATGTATAAAAGAAAAATTACATCAGATTTCATGTCTGAAATGAATCGTTCAGTTAGAGCTATGATAGACTCTTGGTTAAAAAATTAAATTTTAATTATACAATAAAAAAGATTTAAAATCTTTCTAAAATATAGTATAATTTTAGAATATCAAAACTTTAACAAGGGGGATATTTATGAAAAAAATTATTATTGCTGCTGCTCTTATAATCAGTTGTGTCAGTTTTGCAGAAACAGCAAAAAAAGAAAAACCAGTTTTAGAGTGGAGTGTTCAGCCTCAACTGGGTATCATTAAAGGAGATTATTACAAAAATGAAAAAAGATTCCGTCAAGGACATCTTGGAACTTTAGAAGTTGTAAAAAAAGATGGAAAGATTGTTTTAGTTGAATTTAATGAAATGACTAGACCTAATTATTACAATCGTTACTTTCAAAATGTATCAAAGCGTATGTCTTCATATAACTTCAAAATGGGAGAAGCTAAAGGAGCTGCTTGGATACAAGGGGTTTTAAAAACTGAAAAACAAATGGTAGATGAACAAAGATTAACAGGGGATTTTGATACAGTAGCTGGGGCTTCTAACAGTATTCAGCAATCTATGGTTCCATTAGCTGCTGAACTTGCACCACAAACAGAAAAGCCTTCTAAAGCTAAATTTTACAGCATAGCTGAAGATCTTGGAAAAGGTATTACTGGAAGATTAAAGGTTGTTGTTGAAGATGGAAAAATTATCTCTTGCAGATATGATGAAATATTTGCAGATTCTCAAGAAGATATCAAGCTTCCTAGACAAAAACAATATTACAGACAATCAAAATATGAAAGTGTAGATTTTGATGAAGATTCTCGTATTGGATTTAATATTCAAATGGATGAACTTAATGATAAAGTTGTAGCTACTCAAAATATGCTTGATCTTACAGGACTTCCTGCTACTGAAGAAACTGGAGATTATAAAAAATCTGGATTTACTACTCGTAATACTGCATGGGACAACTACTTGAAACTTGCAGAAAAGCTTCAAACTGAAATGAAAAAAGATAAAGTAATTAAATAAAAATAAATTTTCAAAAATATTTTAAAAAAAAGATTGACTTCAAAAATATGTTGTGATATCATTAGCTTATTAAAAATAAAAAGGAGGGTCATCATGTTAAAGGTATTAAAATTGAGGAACAGGAAATATACTACAAGTGCATATTCTATCTTTTTTAATGAATCTGATAACATTATGGCTTATTCTAAAAAAGATGTTTTTTTGAAGCATAGGTAATGGTTTATTTCCTGAAAATATTTTGAAGATTAATAAAATTCAACTTATAACTAAAGGTATGGGCTATATTTCTATTCAATGAAACATCAGCCATATCACTGTGTATTTTATATTTATAAGATATTAACAGATCAGCATTAAAAAATTTGCTGGTCTGTTTTTTTTTATACAAAAATATATTAACTATTATAAATATATTAAAAATTAAAGGAGGAAAAATTTATGAAAAAATTATTTTGTGCAGTTATGTTATTATTTATGGGAGTTGTTGGAAGTGTAAGTTTTGCTAAGGAAGGTAAAGTTCTTTATGTAGGTACTAATGCTGAATTTCAGCCATTTGAGTATCTTGAAAATGGAAAAATTGTAGGGTTTGATGTAGAGCTTATGGAGGAAATTGCAAAGTTAACAGGAAAGAAGATTGAATGGAAAAACATTGCTTTTGATGGACTGCTGCCAGCTCTCCAAGCTAAAAAACTAGATGTTATTATAGCTGGAATGACAGCTACTGAAGAAAGAAAAAAATTCGTTAACTTCTCAGAAACTTATTATACATCTAATCAAATGATTTTAATCAATAAAGAAAATCCTGTTGTTGAATCTTTTGATAAGCTTGCTGGATACAATGTAGGAGTTATCCTTGGATATACTGGAGATATTGCTGTAAGTGCAATAGAAGGAGTTAAAGTTCAAAGATATAATGGAGCAGCTGAAGCTATAATGGCTCTTAAAGCAAAAAAAGTAGATGCAGTAGTTTTAGATTCTGAACCAGCTAAAAATTATGCTAAACAAAATACTGAACTTGGACTTATCAATACAGATGTAGCTAAAGAGGAATATGCAATAGCTGTTGGAAAAGATAACAAAGCTCTTGCTGAGGAAATAGATAAGGCTCTTAAAGTTCTTAATGAAAATGGTACTTATAACAAACTTATTCAAAAATATTTTGGAGATAAATAAAAAGATTCAAAAATAGATTATTTAAAACTTAAGGGAGGCATTAAAATGAAAGAAAAGGTTGTTTTAGCGTATTCAGGAGGATTAGATACTTCTGTTATCATTCCATGGTTAAAAGAAAATTATGATTTTGATGTAATAGCTGTAGCAGTAGATGTAGGACAAAAGGATGACTTTGCAGCTGTTGAAAAAAAAGCTTTACAGATAGGGGCTTCAAAATTCTATGCTGCTGATAAAAAAGAGGAATTAGTTAATGACTTCATAATTCCTATGCTTAAATCAGGTGCTAAATATGAAGGAACATATCTATTGGGAACATCTATAGCCAGACCTGTAATAGCTAAAGCTCTTGTGGAAATTGCTCAGCAGGAAGGTGCTTCTTATATAGTTCATGGAGCTACTGGAAAAGGTAATGATCAAGTGAGATTTGAGTTGGGGATTAAAGCTCTTGCTCCAAATATGAAAGTTATTGCTCCTTGGCGTATCTGGGATATCAAATCTCGTAAACAGGAAATTGAATATTTGAAATCTCATGGAATAGAACTTCCATTTAAAGAAAATACTTCTTACAGCAGAGATGAAAATCTATTTCATATAAGCCATGAAGGCCTTGAACTTGAAAGTCCTCACAATGCCCCTGACTATAATCATGTATTACAATGGGTTCTCCCTTTAGAGAAAACAAGTGACTCCCCTGAATATATATCAATAGATTTTGAGAAAGGTGTTCCTATTAAACTTAATGGAAAAACTCTATCTGCTCTTGAAATTATCAATACTCTAAATGAAATAGGAGCAAAACATGGAGTAGGGGTAATAGATCTTGTTGAAAATCGTCTTGTTGGAATGAAATCTCGTGGAGTATATGAAACTCCTGGTGGAACTATACTTTATTTTGCCCATGAAGAGCTTGAAAGATTATGTATGGACAGAGAATCACTTCAGGCAAAATTGAAACTCTCTAATGATATGGCTAAATTGATATATAATGGTCAATGGTTCACTAGATATAGAAAAGCTTTATCAGCTTTTGTAGAGGAAACTCAGGAATTCATAACAGGAACTGTAAATCTTAAGCTTTATAAAGGAAATATCCTGTTAAATGGTATGGATTCTAAATATTCTCTATACTCTGAAGAATTCTCTACATTTGATGAAGATACTGTATATAATCAAAAGGATGCTGAAGGATTTATCAATCTTTTTGGACTTCCTATCAAAATAGAGTCTCTTTTAAGAAATAAATAATCTATAAAAAAGAGGATAGGTAAAAAATCATTCTACTTATTCTCTTTTACTATTCTTTATATGCTATCCAGTTTATATTTTCTAACTCTTCAAATTCTTCAATAGGCATAGGCTTATAAAATATATATCCCTGTATCAAATCACATTCTATTTCTCTCAAAAAATCTACCTGTTCCTGTTTTTCTATTCCTTCAGCTACTGTTTTCATGTTAAGGTCTTTAGCTAAATTTATTATTCCTTTTATAATGATTTTTTCTCTTTTATTATTTTCACTTTCATTGAAAAATAAAGAATCTATTTTAAGGCTATCTACTTTCATATCTTTCAATGCGTTCAAAGAAGAATATCCATTTCCAAAATCATCTATTGAACATAAGAAACCATTCATATGGAGTTTATCTATTGTTTCTTTCACTCTTTTTATATCATTAAAGATAGCTGATTCAGTAAACTCAATTATTACTATATTATCTGGAATTGTATATTTCTTTTTTATTTTACTGTATACTTCTATAAAATCCAAACTATAAAACTGCATCTTAGATACATTAACTGAAACTGAAAGTACTCTTTTATGTTCCTTCATTTGTTTTTCCAGCCATTGACATGTTTTTTCAAAGACATATTGATCTAAAACACTTATTAGTAAATCTTTTTCAAGAATCGGAATAAAAAGTCCTGGTGATATTAATTTTCCAAAAGAATCTTTCCATCTTACCAAGGCTTCTACATTTCTTATTTTATTTTCTTTCAATTCTACTTTAGGTTGAAAATACACTATAAATTCTTCATTTTCTATTGCTTTCAAAACATTATCTCTTATATAATTTTCTTCTCTCATTTTGTTTCTTATGCTTTCATTATAAAAAGCATAATTAACCACTTGTCCTTTTATTGTTTTTTGAGCAAAGTTAGCTTTATCTATTAATTCAGCTATTTTCATTTCTTCATTTATATCTTCAAGACAGCATATACCATAATATATAGCCGCATTATAACGTTCATTACTTTTTTCAACAATTTTTTTAAGTTTTTCATCTATATATTTTTGACGTTCTATAAGTTCAGCTTTATCATTGTATCTTCTTAAAACAACAAATCTATCAGCAGAAACTCTTCCAAATGTTTCTTTTTTTCCCATATCTTCTTTTAATAGACCATTGTACTCTTTCAATATATAATCCCCAAATTTATATCCCAAAACATCATTACAATATTTAAAATTTTCAAAATCTAGATAAAAAATTGCAAATTTAATTTCTGGATTTTCTTTTATTAAAACTTCTGCATCTAACTTAAATTTTTTTAAATTTCCATCTCCTGTCAATTCATCTTTATACACAATATCCTTAAGTTTTTCATTCACTTTTTCTAAAAAAGCCTGATTTTTAGTATGCATTATAAAAATACTCAGCCATGTAATTAAAGAAGATACAGATAGAAGTATTATCAATAATGTGAGATAAGTTGTTTGCTTTCTTGTATATTTTTCTCCAGAAAAAACTGTATTATTTGCAAGTTCAAAAAAATCTTCACTTGCTTTTAAAAGTTTTGAAGTATCTCTTCCTTTTCTTACATCATAGATATCATTTTTTATTAATTCCCATTTTATATTTAAATTTTTCAAGTTTTCTGTATAAACACTGTCTTTCTCTATATAAGGAAGTCCATATTTTCCTTTTCCTGTTGAAAGATCATATAAAATATCATCAATATATTTTAACAGTTCATCATTTCCTTTATGATTACTCTCTAATTTAAATATTCTTTGAGATGCTCCTCTTACTATTCCAAGGTAATTAATCCAATGTCCATATTTTTGAATTTGCATAATAGAGTTTATTGATACCAGACATACTGCTCCTAATAAAATGAAAAAAATAGATCTCATAAATTTTTTATTTTTTACCATCTTTACCCCTTATTTTATTAATGACATTTTAAAATAACCCTCTTTAATTTTGAAATATATTCTTCTTACTATAATAATACTATTTAACCCCAATTTTTTCAATGCTTTTTTATTTTTAATACATAATTTTTGAAATAAAAAAAGAAGGCAGTTTTTATTCTTTTTATCTACCTTCGTTCTCTTAAACTTTTTGTATTTTATTTAATAAATCTCCCCACTATCTCTGTATGGGCTGTCCCTGGAAACATATCCACAGGCTGTACTTTTTCAAGAGTATACCCCTGTCTGCTTAGTATCTCAGCATCTCTGGCAAAAGTAGATGGATTACAGGAAATATATACTATCTCTTTTATATTGCTCTCTGCTACTTTCAGCAAACTGCTTTCTTCTATTCCCTTTCTAGGTGGGTCAAAGATAATTGCATCTATCTTTTCTCCTTTTTTTATGAGTTCAGGCAGTTTATCTTCTACAGCTCCATTTATAAATTCTATATTACTTATCCCATTTTCTTTAGCTGTTTTTATTCCATCATTAGTTGCTGACTGAACTAATTCTATTGCAAATACTTTTTTAGCTTTTTTAGAAAGTATCATTGCAAGAGTTCCAGTTCCAGAATAAGCATCTACTATATTTTTATTTTCAATATCTTTAAAATAATTTACTGCTGTATTATATAATTTCCTAGTTTGAGGGAGATTTATTTGGAAAAAAGAAAGTGGTGAGATGTTAAAACTTATTCCATCAATCTCTTCTGTTATAGTTTTTTCTCCCCATATAAATATATTTTTTTCACCTAAAGCAACATTAGTTCTTTTTGGATTTAAAGAAATATAAATAGACTTTATTTCATCTATTTTATTTTTAAGTTCCATAAGTATATCTTTGTATCTTTTTTCAATCTTTACTGTATTTATAATAAGTACTAACATAGCTTCATTTTTAGAGTTTGTTCTTACCATTACATTTCTTAGTATTCCTTTATGTTCATTCTCATCATATACGGAAACTTTTTCTCTGTTTAATATACTTTTCAGCTCTTTTATTATTTTATTTCCAAGCTTTGAATTAAGTATATTTTCCTCTACTTCAAAAATATCATGAGATTTTCTCTTAAAAAATCCACTTATGATTTCTCCTTTTGATATTCTGAATGGTTCTATTATTTTATTTCTATAATGATATGGATCTTCACTTCCAATTACATCTGCTACTGATATATTTTCTATTTTACCTATTTTTTTAAGAACATCTTCAACCATGAGTTTTTTATATTTCAATTGGGCATCATATTTTAGCATTCCAAAATCACAGCCTTGAAAATCCTCAAAAGATATTTTATTTGTATCTTTTATTCTTTCTTCTCCTGCTGTAATTATTTCTTCGATTAACCCTCTAGCATAAGTTTTTTTCACAGAAATTATTTTTACATTTAATATATCTCCAGGAACAGACATAGGAACAAATACTGCAAAATCATTATAGTATCCTAATCCTTCTCCTCCATTAACTATTTTATCTACTTTAAGTTCAATTATTTCAAACTTTTTTACCATTTTTCCTCCAAAACAACATTTTTATTCTTCAATTTGGAAAAATTTTATGCTGTTAGATATTTCCATCTTGTTCTTAGTTCTCATTTCTTTTCCTATCTTTTCCAAGTCCACTTTAGAATCATACTCTATAATTTTTTTGTCCAGATCTTTCTCTACTGTTTCCAAGATTTTTCTATCAGTATTTATAGCCATTTCTAGTTTTGATATTTTTATCAGAAACATTCCATGTATAAGCCATACTATGACTATAATAATAAGTACACTAAAAAAAGTCTTTCTCACTTTTATCCTATCCTTTCAACTACTCTCAATTTTGAAGAGTGAGCCCTATTATTAAATTCTACTTCATTTCCCTCTGGAATAATAGGTTTCTTAGTTATTAATTTGACTTTAGCTTTGCCTCCACAGACACATATAGGAAGTCCTGGTGGACATTTACAAGCAGTTGCTAAATCTTTAAATTTAGTTTTTACAAGTCTGTCTTCAAGGGAATGGAAAGTTATTATTCCTAATCTTCCTCCTATTTTTAAAGAATCTACAGCCTTATCTATAGCTTTTTCTAATACTTCAAGTTCTCTGTTTACCTCTATTCTGATAGCTTGAAATGTTTTTTTAGCAGGGTGCTTTGCTGCTCTTTCTGGATAAGCTCTTTTTATTATAGCTACAAGTTCTCCTGTAGTTTCTATTTTCTTTATCTCTCTTGCTTCACAGATAAATTTTGCTATTCTTCTTGAATTTCTCTCTTCTCCATATTCAAATAATATTTTCATAAGAGCTTCTTCACTGTATTCATTAACTACTTCATAGGCAGATAAAGAATTATTCTGATTCATTCTCATATCCAGTTTTGTATCATATCTATAAGAGAAGCCTCTTTCTGGATCATCTAGCTGTGTAGAGGAAACACCTATATCCATGAGTATTCCATCTATTTTATCATACCCTGCCATATATATAACTGTATCCAGATTTTCAAAGTTATTTTTAAAAACCTGCCATTTATTTCCATATTTTTCTAGTCTTTTTTTAGCAAAATCTATTGCCTGCTGATCTTGATCTATAGAGATTAGTCTTCCTTTTTCAGAAAGCTCTTTCAATATTCCTTCAGAGTGACCTCCTCCTCCCAAAGTACAATCAAGATAAATACCATTTTTATTTACAACAAGATTATCAATACTTTCTCTATATAATACAGGTATATGATATTCACTTATAATTTCTTCCACTCTATAATCAACTCCTGTTTTACTATTTTTAAAATTATAAAAATAGAGAAGCTCTGCCAGCTTCCCTATTTAATTAAAGCAGTATCATAAAAACTACTTTTCTCACTATTCCAAAAAAGATATATGCTATTATAGGTGCTATATCCAGTCTAAAATTTCCCATTGGCAGCAATACTCTAAATGGTTTTAAAATAGGTTCAGTCAGATTATAAACCAGTTCTGTAAATCCATTTGACGAATTAGGAGAAATCCACGAAAGTATTACTCTTATTAATATAAGGGTATTTATAACTGTTATTAATAAATCAAAAATTCTAATGAACATATACATAAA from Fusobacterium sp. harbors:
- a CDS encoding GNAT family N-acetyltransferase, with amino-acid sequence MNLKLVKMNELYKTHLNNMMEEWYAAEEKIVPYAIVKTDYHDFVNYVINLESTSDINGFVPNSTFFCLDIDRNILVGAVNIRHYLNQNLLLNGGHIGDGVRPSERRKGIATQMIKLALEECKKLGIHEVLMVCDKKNIGSAKSIINNGGILENEIVVNGIVEQRYWIKN
- the rsmH gene encoding 16S rRNA (cytosine(1402)-N(4))-methyltransferase RsmH; the protein is MEEIISEYHIPVLYRESIDNLVVNKNGIYLDCTLGGGGHSEGILKELSEKGRLISIDQDQQAIDFAKKRLEKYGNKWQVFKNNFENLDTVIYMAGYDKIDGILMDIGVSSTQLDDPERGFSYRYDTKLDMRMNQNNSLSAYEVVNEYSEEALMKILFEYGEERNSRRIAKFICEAREIKKIETTGELVAIIKRAYPERAAKHPAKKTFQAIRIEVNRELEVLEKAIDKAVDSLKIGGRLGIITFHSLEDRLVKTKFKDLATACKCPPGLPICVCGGKAKVKLITKKPIIPEGNEVEFNNRAHSSKLRVVERIG
- a CDS encoding argininosuccinate synthase — encoded protein: MKEKVVLAYSGGLDTSVIIPWLKENYDFDVIAVAVDVGQKDDFAAVEKKALQIGASKFYAADKKEELVNDFIIPMLKSGAKYEGTYLLGTSIARPVIAKALVEIAQQEGASYIVHGATGKGNDQVRFELGIKALAPNMKVIAPWRIWDIKSRKQEIEYLKSHGIELPFKENTSYSRDENLFHISHEGLELESPHNAPDYNHVLQWVLPLEKTSDSPEYISIDFEKGVPIKLNGKTLSALEIINTLNEIGAKHGVGVIDLVENRLVGMKSRGVYETPGGTILYFAHEELERLCMDRESLQAKLKLSNDMAKLIYNGQWFTRYRKALSAFVEETQEFITGTVNLKLYKGNILLNGMDSKYSLYSEEFSTFDEDTVYNQKDAEGFINLFGLPIKIESLLRNK
- the rlmD gene encoding 23S rRNA (uracil(1939)-C(5))-methyltransferase RlmD, coding for MVKKFEIIELKVDKIVNGGEGLGYYNDFAVFVPMSVPGDILNVKIISVKKTYARGLIEEIITAGEERIKDTNKISFEDFQGCDFGMLKYDAQLKYKKLMVEDVLKKIGKIENISVADVIGSEDPYHYRNKIIEPFRISKGEIISGFFKRKSHDIFEVEENILNSKLGNKIIKELKSILNREKVSVYDENEHKGILRNVMVRTNSKNEAMLVLIINTVKIEKRYKDILMELKNKIDEIKSIYISLNPKRTNVALGEKNIFIWGEKTITEEIDGISFNISPLSFFQINLPQTRKLYNTAVNYFKDIENKNIVDAYSGTGTLAMILSKKAKKVFAIELVQSATNDGIKTAKENGISNIEFINGAVEDKLPELIKKGEKIDAIIFDPPRKGIEESSLLKVAESNIKEIVYISCNPSTFARDAEILSRQGYTLEKVQPVDMFPGTAHTEIVGRFIK
- a CDS encoding nitroreductase family protein, which produces MNCLDLIMKRKSVRVYEDKEVSEEIKDKIISAAFQAPTAGNMMMYSIIEIDDQSIKDKLVKTCDNQTMIGKAPLLLLFLADFQRWMDYIEASGVEKFNKENNFEKYIPKEGDMFLAINDALIAAQTAVLAAEALGLGSCYIGDIMENFEIHKKLFNLPKYVLPITMLCIGYPTEQQKNRTMRRRYFTKNMIVHKNIYQKPSIEEFGIMDKEIAEKDSLVFLPGCHNQAIHMYKRKITSDFMSEMNRSVRAMIDSWLKN
- a CDS encoding FMN-binding protein, producing the protein MKKIIIAAALIISCVSFAETAKKEKPVLEWSVQPQLGIIKGDYYKNEKRFRQGHLGTLEVVKKDGKIVLVEFNEMTRPNYYNRYFQNVSKRMSSYNFKMGEAKGAAWIQGVLKTEKQMVDEQRLTGDFDTVAGASNSIQQSMVPLAAELAPQTEKPSKAKFYSIAEDLGKGITGRLKVVVEDGKIISCRYDEIFADSQEDIKLPRQKQYYRQSKYESVDFDEDSRIGFNIQMDELNDKVVATQNMLDLTGLPATEETGDYKKSGFTTRNTAWDNYLKLAEKLQTEMKKDKVIK
- a CDS encoding methyltransferase domain-containing protein; protein product: MTFDKNFTTYDNNAVVQKKVAATLAEYIKTDSSLFKDLNKVIELGCGTGIFTKEFLSKFTPNYFILNDFFDVKEYLKNLNYNEFIQGDIEITPFPKADIIISSSAFQWVNSFEKLIDNISASTNNLAFSIYTKGNLKEIYEHFNISLNYLENEDIYQILRKKFKNIALKKETITIEFNTPLEALRHLKNTGVTGFQKTNISKIRSFNSCYLTYEVSYFICSI
- a CDS encoding basic amino acid ABC transporter substrate-binding protein, giving the protein MKKLFCAVMLLFMGVVGSVSFAKEGKVLYVGTNAEFQPFEYLENGKIVGFDVELMEEIAKLTGKKIEWKNIAFDGLLPALQAKKLDVIIAGMTATEERKKFVNFSETYYTSNQMILINKENPVVESFDKLAGYNVGVILGYTGDIAVSAIEGVKVQRYNGAAEAIMALKAKKVDAVVLDSEPAKNYAKQNTELGLINTDVAKEEYAIAVGKDNKALAEEIDKALKVLNENGTYNKLIQKYFGDK
- a CDS encoding YggT family protein; translated protein: MYMFIRIFDLLITVINTLILIRVILSWISPNSSNGFTELVYNLTEPILKPFRVLLPMGNFRLDIAPIIAYIFFGIVRKVVFMILL
- a CDS encoding GGDEF domain-containing protein, whose product is MRSIFFILLGAVCLVSINSIMQIQKYGHWINYLGIVRGASQRIFKLESNHKGNDELLKYIDDILYDLSTGKGKYGLPYIEKDSVYTENLKNLNIKWELIKNDIYDVRKGRDTSKLLKASEDFFELANNTVFSGEKYTRKQTTYLTLLIILLSVSSLITWLSIFIMHTKNQAFLEKVNEKLKDIVYKDELTGDGNLKKFKLDAEVLIKENPEIKFAIFYLDFENFKYCNDVLGYKFGDYILKEYNGLLKEDMGKKETFGRVSADRFVVLRRYNDKAELIERQKYIDEKLKKIVEKSNERYNAAIYYGICCLEDINEEMKIAELIDKANFAQKTIKGQVVNYAFYNESIRNKMREENYIRDNVLKAIENEEFIVYFQPKVELKENKIRNVEALVRWKDSFGKLISPGLFIPILEKDLLISVLDQYVFEKTCQWLEKQMKEHKRVLSVSVNVSKMQFYSLDFIEVYSKIKKKYTIPDNIVIIEFTESAIFNDIKRVKETIDKLHMNGFLCSIDDFGNGYSSLNALKDMKVDSLKIDSLFFNESENNKREKIIIKGIINLAKDLNMKTVAEGIEKQEQVDFLREIECDLIQGYIFYKPMPIEEFEELENINWIAYKE